Proteins encoded together in one Mus caroli chromosome 4, CAROLI_EIJ_v1.1, whole genome shotgun sequence window:
- the Gjb4 gene encoding gap junction beta-4 protein produces MNWGFLQGILSGVNKYSTALGRIWLSVVFIFRVLVYVVAAEEVWDDDQKDFICNTKQPGCPNVCYDEFFPVSHVRLWALQLILVTCPSLLVVMHVAYREERERKHRLKHGPNAPALYSNLSKKRGGLWWTYLLSLIFKAAVDSGFLYIFHCIYKDYDMPRVVACSVTPCPHTVDCFIARPTEKKVFTYFMVVTAAICILLNLSEVAYLVGKRCMEVFRPRRRKASRRHQLPDTCPPYVISKGGHPQDESVILTKAGMATVDAGVYP; encoded by the coding sequence ATGAACTGGGGATTTCTCCAGGGAATCCTGAGCGGTGTGAACAAGTACTCCACAGCACTGGGCCGCATCTGGCTGTCTGTGGTCTTCATCTTCCGGGTGCTGGTGTATGTGGTGGCGGCAGAGGAGGTGTGGGACGACGATCAAAAGGATTTCATCTGCAATACCAAGCAGCCAGGCTGCCCCAACGTCTGCTATGACGAGTTCTTTCCCGTGTCCCACGTGCGCCTCTGGGCCCTGCAGCTCATCCTGGTCACCTGTCCTTCCCTGTTAGTGGTCATGCACGTGGCCTATCGTGAAGAGCGAGAAAGGAAACATCGCCTCAAACATGGGCCCAACGCCCCAGCCCTATACAGCAACCTGAGCAAGAAGAGGGGTGGCCTGTGGTGGACATACCTGCTGAGTCTCATCTTCAAGGCTGCTGTGGACTCGGGATTTCTCTATATCTTCCATTGCATTTACAAGGACTATGACATGCCCCGAGTGGTAGCTTGCTCTGTGACTCCCTGCCCCCACACTGTGGACTGTTTCATCGCCCGACCCACAGAGAAGAAGGTCTTCACCTACTTCATGGTAGTCACGGCAGCCATTTGTATTCTACTCAACCTCAGTGAGGTCGCCTACCTGGTGGGCAAGAGATGCATGGAGGTCTTCCGTCCCCGGCGCCGGAAAGCTTCCAGGAGGCACCAACTGCCAGATACGTGCCCACCGTATGTGATCTCCAAAGGAGGTCACCCTCAAGATGAGAGCGTGATCCTAACAAAGGCCGGGATGGCCACGGTGGATGCAGGTGTGTATCCATGA
- the Gjb5 gene encoding gap junction beta-5 protein: MNWSVFEGLLSGVNKYSTAFGRIWLSLVFVFRVLVYLVTAERVWGDDQKDFDCNTRQPGCTNVCYDEFFPVSHVRLWALQLILVTCPSLLVVMHVAYRKAREKKYQEKVGEGYLYPNPGKKRGGLWWTYVFSLSFKATIDIIFLYLFHAFYPRYTLPSMVKCHAEPCPNTVDCFIAKPSEKNIFIVFMVVTAVICILLNLVELIYLVIKRCSECVQLRRPPTAHTKNDPNWANSPSKEKDFLSCDLIFLGSDAHPPLLPDRPRAHVKKTIL; encoded by the coding sequence ATGAACTGGAGTGTTTTTGAGGGACTCCTGAGCGGAGTCAACAAGTACTCCACAGCCTTTGGTCGCATCTGGCTGTCTCTGGTCTTCGTCTTCCGTGTGCTGGTGTACCTGGTGACAGCTGAGCGCGTGTGGGGGGACGACCAGAAGGATTTTGACTGCAACACCAGGCAACCCGGCTGTACCAATGTCTGTTACGATGAGTTCTTCCCCGTGTCCCACGTGCGCCTCTGGGCTCTGCAGCTCATCCTGGTCACCTGCCCCTCTTTGCTTGTGGTCATGCATGTGGCCTATCGAAAGGCTCGAGAGAAGAAGTACCAGGAAAAGGTTGGCGAAGGGTACCTTTACCCAAACCCCGGCAAGAAGCGGGGCGGACTCTGGTGGACATACGTCTTCAGCCTCTCGTTCAAGGCCACCATAGACATTatcttcctctacctcttccaCGCATTCTATCCTAGATATACCCTCCCTTCTATGGTCAAGTGCCATGCAGAGCCGTGTCCCAACACAGTGGACTGCTTCATCGCCAAGCCCTCCGAGAAAAACATCTTCATTGTCTTCATGGTGGTCACCGCCGTCATCTGCATCCTGCTTAACCTTGTGGAGCTGATCTACCTAGTGATTAAGCGGTGTTCTGAGTGTGTGCAGCTGAGGAGACCACCCACTGCACATACAAAGAATGACCCAAACTGGGCCAACTCTCCTAGCAAAGAGAAGGACTTCCTCTCATGCGACCTCATCTTTCTGGGCTCAGATGCTCACCCGCCTCTGTTACCAGACCGCCCTCGAGCCCATGTGAAGAAAACCATTCTGTGA